A stretch of Lactuca sativa cultivar Salinas chromosome 6, Lsat_Salinas_v11, whole genome shotgun sequence DNA encodes these proteins:
- the LOC111877502 gene encoding uncharacterized protein LOC111877502, whose translation MQSTMNIRTTYGLPLCLSGLTNHHHLSLSKQIADHDRRREAMKVATSETRSRGGVIDGEVRENEVIHRSSDLRKFSGDDDDQSSLLHTSCTAKAA comes from the exons ATGCAGTCGACCATGAACATCAGAACCACCTACGGCCTCCCTCTTTGCCTCTCCGGACTCACCAATCACCACcacctttctctctctaaaca GATTGCAGATCATGATCGGAGACGAGAGGCAATGAAGGTAGCTACATCGGAAACCAGAAGTCGCGGCGGCGTAATCGACGGAGAGGtaagagaaaatgaagttatccACAGATCATCAGATCTGAGAAAGTTTAGCGGCGACGATGATGATCAATCATCACTTCTTCATACTTCATGTACAGCCAAAGCTGCTTAG